Proteins encoded by one window of Sphaerodactylus townsendi isolate TG3544 linkage group LG04, MPM_Stown_v2.3, whole genome shotgun sequence:
- the SLC46A3 gene encoding solute carrier family 46 member 3 isoform X1 — translation MKKTLIVEPVICMYIFAYSLYMPVGQQYVYRRIWEETINSSFKDDDNISHCELNKSAPLYLMEQEVQEKASLFVMKMDLSNAVLNILVAFVLVANGDFCGRKISLILPLVGNLVSSIFLSIMSYYSLSLSFLYALAFISGLFGGMATFLGGAFAFIVELCENHKQKTIRIAVVDLIYGLAFGLGGLSSGFILKGIGFTWTFATISLIGIANFFYVICFLDDTVQVSEVQQQSLMEGLKKTFSGIHALFKSSPLRKRTSIILLLCTFMAYLFTVFGGLSLFTLYELNEPLCWNEIYIGYGSAASTSVSLTSFLGIIVFAQKLKDIYLVFIGIFSYIGGIVMAAFANTTLLMLLVRVPSLLTFMPLPVLRSMLSKMVLPSEQGALFACIACLEVVIGAVTIAAFNSTYAVTVAWFPGFSFLLSAGLCIIPLSTLSWLMCTDGHQQMYVPLVHEEDPTGEEIDS, via the exons ATGAAGAAAACTCTGATAGTAGAGCCTGTTATTTGCATGTATATATTTGCCTATTCCTTGTACATGCCAGTGGGGCAGCAGTATGTATATCGGAGGATCTGGGAGGAGACCATCAACTCCAGCTTCAAAGATGATGACAATATTTCGCATTGTGAACTAAACAAAAGTGCTCCACTTTACTTGATGGAACAG GAAGTCCAAGAGAAAGCCTCTCTCTTTGTAATGAAAATGGATCTAAGCAATGCTGTTCTCAACATTCTAGTAGCCTTTGTTCTTGTAGCCAACGGCGATTTTTGCGGACGCAAAATCTCACTAATTCTTCCTCTAGTGGGGAATCTTGTAAGCAGCATCTTCCTCAGTATCATGTCCTActactctctctccctctcttttctttATGCTTTGGCCTTCATAAGTGGGCTGTTTGGAGGCATGGCTACCTTCCTAGGAGGTGCCTTTGCTTTCATAGTTGAGCTCTGTGAGAATCACAAGCAGAAGACAATCCGGATAGCAGTGGTTGATTTGATCTATGGATTGGCCTTTGGACTGGGAGGACTGTCTTCAGGATTCATTTTGAAAGGAATAGGTTTTACTTGGACATTTGCGACAATTTCACTGATTGGCATTGCTAACTTTTTCTATGTCATATGTTTTTTGGATGATACAGTACAGGTATCTGAAGTCCAGCAACAGTCTCTGATGGAAGgccttaaaaaaactttttctgGAATCCATGCACTTTTTAAATCCTCTCCTTTAAGGAAGCGAACTTCGATCATCTTGCTGCTGTGTACATTTATGGCTTATTTGTTCACAGTGTTTGGTGGGTTGTCTCTGTTTACCCTTTATGAACTGAATGAGCCCCTCTGCTGGAATGAAATCTACATAGGATATGGATCTGCAGCATCCACTTCAGTATCTTTGACCAGTTTTCTAGGAATAATTGTATTTGCTCAAAAGCTGAAAGACATTTACCTTGTTTTCATTGGGATTTTCTCTTACATTGGAGGAATTGTCATGGCTGCTTTTGCCAACACTACGTTGCTCATGCTTCTAG TGCGTGTGCCATCTCTGCTGACCTTTATGCCTCTTCCAGTGCTTCGATCCATGCTTTCAAAGATGGTTCTTCCTAGTGAGCAAG GTGCTCTGTTCGCTTGCATTGCCTGCTTAGAAGTTGTGATCGGCGCCGTCACAATTGCTGCTTTTAACAGCACCTATGCAGTGACTGTAGCCTGGTTTCCAGGCTTCAGTTTCCTCTTATCAGCTGGCCTCTGTATAATTCCTCTGAGCACTCTGAG CTGGCTTATGTGTACCGATGGGCACCAACAGATGTATGTGCCACTAGTACATGAAGAAGACCCTACTGGGGAGGAGATCGACAGCTGA
- the SLC46A3 gene encoding solute carrier family 46 member 3 isoform X2 produces the protein MKKTLIVEPVICMYIFAYSLYMPVGQQYVYRRIWEETINSSFKDDDNISHCELNKSAPLYLMEQEVQEKASLFVMKMDLSNAVLNILVAFVLVANGDFCGRKISLILPLVGNLVSSIFLSIMSYYSLSLSFLYALAFISGLFGGMATFLGGAFAFIVELCENHKQKTIRIAVVDLIYGLAFGLGGLSSGFILKGIGFTWTFATISLIGIANFFYVICFLDDTVQVSEVQQQSLMEGLKKTFSGIHALFKSSPLRKRTSIILLLCTFMAYLFTVFGGLSLFTLYELNEPLCWNEIYIGYGSAASTSVSLTSFLGIIVFAQKLKDIYLVFIGIFSYIGGIVMAAFANTTLLMLLVRVPSLLTFMPLPVLRSMLSKMVLPSEQVVPPFSGFQKCSNSIAYHLSVQRLHQKQSTSRGLHSTLDHVF, from the exons ATGAAGAAAACTCTGATAGTAGAGCCTGTTATTTGCATGTATATATTTGCCTATTCCTTGTACATGCCAGTGGGGCAGCAGTATGTATATCGGAGGATCTGGGAGGAGACCATCAACTCCAGCTTCAAAGATGATGACAATATTTCGCATTGTGAACTAAACAAAAGTGCTCCACTTTACTTGATGGAACAG GAAGTCCAAGAGAAAGCCTCTCTCTTTGTAATGAAAATGGATCTAAGCAATGCTGTTCTCAACATTCTAGTAGCCTTTGTTCTTGTAGCCAACGGCGATTTTTGCGGACGCAAAATCTCACTAATTCTTCCTCTAGTGGGGAATCTTGTAAGCAGCATCTTCCTCAGTATCATGTCCTActactctctctccctctcttttctttATGCTTTGGCCTTCATAAGTGGGCTGTTTGGAGGCATGGCTACCTTCCTAGGAGGTGCCTTTGCTTTCATAGTTGAGCTCTGTGAGAATCACAAGCAGAAGACAATCCGGATAGCAGTGGTTGATTTGATCTATGGATTGGCCTTTGGACTGGGAGGACTGTCTTCAGGATTCATTTTGAAAGGAATAGGTTTTACTTGGACATTTGCGACAATTTCACTGATTGGCATTGCTAACTTTTTCTATGTCATATGTTTTTTGGATGATACAGTACAGGTATCTGAAGTCCAGCAACAGTCTCTGATGGAAGgccttaaaaaaactttttctgGAATCCATGCACTTTTTAAATCCTCTCCTTTAAGGAAGCGAACTTCGATCATCTTGCTGCTGTGTACATTTATGGCTTATTTGTTCACAGTGTTTGGTGGGTTGTCTCTGTTTACCCTTTATGAACTGAATGAGCCCCTCTGCTGGAATGAAATCTACATAGGATATGGATCTGCAGCATCCACTTCAGTATCTTTGACCAGTTTTCTAGGAATAATTGTATTTGCTCAAAAGCTGAAAGACATTTACCTTGTTTTCATTGGGATTTTCTCTTACATTGGAGGAATTGTCATGGCTGCTTTTGCCAACACTACGTTGCTCATGCTTCTAG TGCGTGTGCCATCTCTGCTGACCTTTATGCCTCTTCCAGTGCTTCGATCCATGCTTTCAAAGATGGTTCTTCCTAGTGAGCAAG TTGTCCCACCTTTCAGTGGCTTCCAGAAGTGCAGCAACAGCATTGCCTACCACTTGTCAGTTCAGAGATTGCATCAAAAACAGAGCACAAGCCGTGGTTTGCATTCCACTTTGGATCATGTTTTCTAA